A single Populus alba chromosome 7, ASM523922v2, whole genome shotgun sequence DNA region contains:
- the LOC118047804 gene encoding isoflavone 2'-hydroxylase, translating to MEDILQYSLLGGFFLLLLVTLLQNARKYRMKLPPSPPGRLILGHLPLLKQPRAIHRTLHDIAQKNGPIVALKFGFRTVIIVSSPSAVEECFTKNDIILANRPPFLNGKVLNYNFTTLAAAPYGDHWRNLRRLTAIEVFSSSRLNTFSSVRREEVRNLLRKIHKTCGDGSAVIELRTMLLDLNFNIMMRMVAGKKYYGEDVDGLEESRRFKEMMQEFSECTRVTNLGDLFPILQCIDYDGFKNRMTQLGKRMDAFWQGLIDEHRVDKDRNTMVSHLLALQESEPEYYTDEIIKGIILMMLVAGTKTSAMSLEWAFSNLLNNPRVLKKAKDEVDTQVGQDRLVDEPDFSNLHYIQCIIYENLRLCPPAPLLVPHVASERCSLGGYDIPSGAMVLVNAWSIHRNPDVWEDPLSFKPERFENGKGEPYRLLPFGLGRRGCPGEGMALRVINMVMGQLLQCFEFSTIDGNDVDMTETAATLMLKITPLQLICKARPNTHNLLV from the exons ATGGAAGACATCCTGCAGTACTCTCTTCTGGgtggtttctttcttcttcttcttgtcacCCTCTTGCAAAATGCAAGAAAGTACCGCATGAAGCTCCCTCCAAGCCCACCAGGTCGGCTAATTTTAGGCCATCTTCCTCTCCTCAAACAACCCAGGGCCATCCACCGAACTCTACACGACATCGCACAAAAAAATGGTCCAATCGTGGCTCTTAAATTTGGGTTCCGAACTGTGATCATCGTATCATCACCATCAGCCGTCGAAGAATGTTTCACCAAGAATGACATTATCTTGGCCAACCGTCCTCCTTTTCTAAATGGCAAGGTATTGAACTACAACTTCACCACCCTTGCTGCAGCACCGTATGGTGATCATTGGCGTAATCTTCGTCGCCTTACTGCCATCGAAGTCTTCTCGTCAAGTCGCCTCAACACATTTTCGAGCGTCCGAAGAGAAGAAGTAAGGAACTTACTCCGTAAAATTCATAAAACGTGTGGGGATGGTTCCGCCGTGATAGAGTTAAGGACAATGTTGTTGGATCTTAACTTCAATATAATGATGAGAATGGTTGCGGGGAAGAAGTATTATGGTGAAGATGTTGATGGGCTTGAAGAGTCAAGGAGATTTAAGGAGATGATGCAAGAGTTTTCTGAGTGTACTAGGGTGACAAATCTTGGGGATTTATTTCCCATTTTGCAGTGCATTGATTATGATGGATTTAAGAACAGGATGACTCAGCTAGGTAAAAGGATGGACGCTTTCTGGCAAGGACTCATTGATGAACATAGAGTTGATAAGGATAGAAACACCATGGTTAGCCATTTGCTCGCTTTGCAGGAATCGGAACCAGAATACTATACCGACGAAATCATCAAAGGCATTATTCTG ATGATGTTGGTTGCCGGGACAAAGACCTCTGCTATGTCTTTAGAATGGGCATTTTCCAACCTGCTGAATAATCCACGCGTGTTAAAGAAAGCGAAAGACGAAGTGGACACCCAAGTTGGTCAAGACCGCTTGGTGGATGAACCAGATTTCTCTAATCTGCATTATATCCAGTGTATCATCTATGAAAACCTGCGATTATGTCCACCAGCTCCGCTCCTGGTACCACATGTGGCATCCGAGCGCTGCTCCCTTGGAGGCTATGATATTCCATCAGGTGCAATGGTACTTGTAAATGCATGGTCCATTCATAGAAATCCCGACGTGTGGGAGGATCCATTAAGTTTCAAGCCTGAGAGATTTGAAAATGGGAAAGGTGAACCATACAGGCTACTGCCATTTGGGTTAGGAAGGAGAGGTTGTCCTGGAGAAGGTATGGCACTTAGAGTGATAAACATGGTTATGGGCCAATTGCTTCAATGTTTTGAGTTCTCAACTATTGATGGAAACGACGTCGATATGACTGAAACGGCAGCAACACTCATGTTGAAAATTACCCCACTGCAACTCATCTGCAAAGCTCGCCCGAACACTCACAACCTGCTCGTTTAG